A single window of Gossypium arboreum isolate Shixiya-1 chromosome 13, ASM2569848v2, whole genome shotgun sequence DNA harbors:
- the LOC108462495 gene encoding uncharacterized protein LOC108462495 produces MSSGSFAPLVPLIFVSENYHIWVVKMKMYLQAYDLWEVVETNRKPAPLRANLTIAQIRQHNDESAKKYKELSCLQNGVLDVIFTRIMACETPKQAWGKLKERFQGTNNTRQQQLLNLKRDFENLKMKETEMIKRIVEKVITSLTKKYESKISSLEDSRDLTTISLSELINALYALAQKRASREDRHTEGAFQARNKESLCTSSNKDKKKWNEKNKEKRDGEKKKYPPCSHCKKSGFSEIFCWFRPGVQCKNCKQFGHVEKVCKNKVQQQQQHTNQALAANENQA; encoded by the exons ATGTCATCTGGAAGCTTCGCTCCACTTGTACCTCTTATTTTTGTTAGTGAAAACTACCACATTTGGGTAGTGAAGATGAAGATGTATCTTCAAGCATATGACTTATGGGAAGTGGTTGAGACAAACAGAAAGCCAGCACCATTGCGAGCTAATCTAACTATAGCTCAAATAAGACAACATAATGATGAGTCTGCTAAGAAATACAAGGAATTATCGTGCCTTCAGAATGGTGTGTTAGATGTTATCTTCACAAGGATCATGGCTTGTGAGACACCAAAACAAGCTTGGGGCAAACTCAAAGAGAGGTTCCAAGGAACTAATAACACAAGGCAACAACAACTTTTGAACTTGAAGAGAGATTTTGAGAACCTGAAGATGAAAGAGACTGAAATGATCAA GAGAATTGTTGAGAAAGTTATCACATCATTGACAAAGAAGTATGAGTCCAAAATCTCATCCTTGGAGGACTCGAGAGACTTAACAACAATCTCTTTATCAGAGCTCATAAATGCTCTATATGCACTGGCACAAAAAAGAGCAAGCAGAGAAGATAGGCACACTGAAGGTGCTTTCCAAGCAAGAAATAAAGAGAGTCTATGTACTTCGAGCAATAAAGACAAGAAGAAATGgaatgaaaaaaataaagaaaaaagagaTGGTGAGAAAAAAAAGTATCCACCATGCAGTCATTGCAAAAAGTCAGGTTTCTCAGAAATATTTTGCTGGTTTAGACCTGGTGTGCAGTGTAAAAACTGTAAACAATTTGGTCATGTTGAGAAAGTTTGTAAAAACAAAGTGCAACAACAACAGCAGCACACTAATCAGGCTCTAGCTGCTAATGAAAATCAAGCTTAA